The Gouania willdenowi chromosome 3, fGouWil2.1, whole genome shotgun sequence genome includes a region encoding these proteins:
- the terb2 gene encoding telomere repeats-binding bouquet formation protein 2: MFQNKTAWFSNSVPQETHNFWRKSVRLLSSVSEMGTVASWRAADYLFSADAECPDTLRIFQSKDYLWNKVTVFHKQFLSTCERRQSTKSVCIGHYVLPPASVQDEVRNEVGRFLWECEEEQEETQESESTLDPLTEDEDSLDEISKIESNSSHEDSSENQTPRSRFPINHPVCSELTEGLVSMSELHKYTGDLCDFQPSCCRCSKCKTHCCCLSQT, encoded by the exons ATGTTTCAGAACAAGACTGCCTGGTTTTCTAACAGCGTTCCTCAGGAGACCCACAACTTCTGGA GAAAATCAGTACGATTGCTGTCCTCAGTTTCAGAGATGGGTACAGTTGCTAGTTGGAGGGCTGCGGATTACCTTTTCAGTGCAGATGCTGAATGTCCTGACACACTGAG GATATTTCAAAGCAAAGACTACCTCTGGAATAAAGTGACAGTGTTTCACAAGCAGTTCCTGTCTACGTGCGAAAGGCGACAGAGCACCAAATCTGTGTGTATCGGCCACTACGTGCTTCCACCAGCTTCAGTGCAGGACG AGGTGAGAAACGAGGTTGGGAGGTTCCTTTGGGAATGTGAAGAAGAGCAGGAAGAGACGCAA GAGTCTGAGAGTACATTGGATCCTCTGACAGAAGACGAGGACAGTTTAGATGAAATCAGCAAGATTGA GTCCAACTCTTCACATGAAGATTCATCAGAGAATCAAACTCCCCGCTCTAGATTTCCCATCAATCATCCAGTTTGCAGTGAGCTTACAGAAG GCCTCGTCAGCATGAGCGAGCTCCACAAATACACTGGTGACCTGTGTGACTTCCAGCCAAGTTGTTGCCGATGTTCCAAATGCAAAACCCACTGCTGCTGTTTGTCACAGACTTAA
- the sord gene encoding sorbitol dehydrogenase isoform X1 translates to MEQENLSVVLHAQGDLRLEHRPVPEPGPNDVVLQMHSVGICGSDVHYWQHGRIGDFVLTKPMVLGHEASGRVVKVGSAVRHLDVGDRVAIEPGVPRDMDEFVKGGRYNLSPTIFFCATPPDNGNLCRYYKHNANYCYKLPDNVTFEEGALIEPLSVGIHACRRAGVTLGSTVLICGAGPIGLVCLLVAKAMGASQAVITDLTAERLTMAKDLGADFQLTVKKSDRPQDLAKSVEDMLGGQPHITIECTGAESCIQTAIYATRSGGVVVLVGLGADMASVPLINAAVREVDIRGVFRYCNTWPMAISMLASGSVNIKPLVTHRFPLEQAVQAFETTRQCLGIKVMLKCDQSDQNP, encoded by the exons ATGGAGCAGGAAAACCTGTCCGTGGTGCTGCACGCGCAGGGAGACCTGAGgctg GAGCACCGACCAGTACCGGAGCCTGGGCCCAATG ATGTTGTGCTCCAGATGCACTCTGTGGGGATCTGTGGCTCAGATGTGCACTACTGGCAGCACGGGCGGATCGGGGACTTTGTCCTCACCAAACCCATGGTTCTGGGGCACGAAGCCTCAGGGAGGGTGGTGAAGGTCGGCTCAGCAGTCAGGCATCTGGATGTGG GTGATCGTGTAGCCATTGAGCCGGGTGTGCCCCGCGACATGGATGAGTTTGTTAAAGGTGGACGATACAACTTGTCTCCCACGATCTTCTTCTGTGCCACGCCCCCTGACAACGGAAACCTGTGTCGATACTACAAGCACAACGCCAACTATTGCTACAA GCTTCCTGATAATGTCACATTTGAGGAAGGAGCTCTAATCGAGCCACTGTCTGTGGGCATCCACGCCTGCCGCAGAGCTGGTGTGACGCTGGGCAGCACGGTGCTCATCTGTGGGGCAG GTCCCATCGGGTTAGTCTGCTTGCTCGTTGCCAAGGCGATGGGGGCCTCGCAGGCTGTCATCACTG ATCTCACTGCTGAGCGTTTGACCATGGCCAAAGACTTGGGCGCCGACTTCCAGCTGACAGTGAAGAAAAGCGACAGACCCCAGGACCTGGCAAAGAGTGTGGAGGACATGTTGGGAGGGCAGCCTCACATTACTATTGAATGCACAGGCGCTGAGAGCTGCATCCAAACGGCCATCTAT GCCACACGCTCTGGTGGTGTGGTGGTACTGGTGGGCCTAGGTGCTGACATGGCGTCTGTGCCTCTGATCAATGCTGCTGTGCGGGAGGTGGACATCAGAGGGGTGTTTCGCTACTGCAACAC TTGGCCGATGGCCATCTCCATGTTGGCGTCTGGCAGCGTTAACATCAAGCCACTGGTGACCCATCGTTTCCCTCTGGAACAGGCTGTCCAGGCTTTCGAAACCACACGTCAGTGTCTGGGGATAAAGGTCATGTTGAAGTGTGACCAGAGTGACCAAAACCCCTGA
- the sord gene encoding sorbitol dehydrogenase isoform X2, which produces MHSVGICGSDVHYWQHGRIGDFVLTKPMVLGHEASGRVVKVGSAVRHLDVGDRVAIEPGVPRDMDEFVKGGRYNLSPTIFFCATPPDNGNLCRYYKHNANYCYKLPDNVTFEEGALIEPLSVGIHACRRAGVTLGSTVLICGAGPIGLVCLLVAKAMGASQAVITDLTAERLTMAKDLGADFQLTVKKSDRPQDLAKSVEDMLGGQPHITIECTGAESCIQTAIYATRSGGVVVLVGLGADMASVPLINAAVREVDIRGVFRYCNTWPMAISMLASGSVNIKPLVTHRFPLEQAVQAFETTRQCLGIKVMLKCDQSDQNP; this is translated from the exons ATGCACTCTGTGGGGATCTGTGGCTCAGATGTGCACTACTGGCAGCACGGGCGGATCGGGGACTTTGTCCTCACCAAACCCATGGTTCTGGGGCACGAAGCCTCAGGGAGGGTGGTGAAGGTCGGCTCAGCAGTCAGGCATCTGGATGTGG GTGATCGTGTAGCCATTGAGCCGGGTGTGCCCCGCGACATGGATGAGTTTGTTAAAGGTGGACGATACAACTTGTCTCCCACGATCTTCTTCTGTGCCACGCCCCCTGACAACGGAAACCTGTGTCGATACTACAAGCACAACGCCAACTATTGCTACAA GCTTCCTGATAATGTCACATTTGAGGAAGGAGCTCTAATCGAGCCACTGTCTGTGGGCATCCACGCCTGCCGCAGAGCTGGTGTGACGCTGGGCAGCACGGTGCTCATCTGTGGGGCAG GTCCCATCGGGTTAGTCTGCTTGCTCGTTGCCAAGGCGATGGGGGCCTCGCAGGCTGTCATCACTG ATCTCACTGCTGAGCGTTTGACCATGGCCAAAGACTTGGGCGCCGACTTCCAGCTGACAGTGAAGAAAAGCGACAGACCCCAGGACCTGGCAAAGAGTGTGGAGGACATGTTGGGAGGGCAGCCTCACATTACTATTGAATGCACAGGCGCTGAGAGCTGCATCCAAACGGCCATCTAT GCCACACGCTCTGGTGGTGTGGTGGTACTGGTGGGCCTAGGTGCTGACATGGCGTCTGTGCCTCTGATCAATGCTGCTGTGCGGGAGGTGGACATCAGAGGGGTGTTTCGCTACTGCAACAC TTGGCCGATGGCCATCTCCATGTTGGCGTCTGGCAGCGTTAACATCAAGCCACTGGTGACCCATCGTTTCCCTCTGGAACAGGCTGTCCAGGCTTTCGAAACCACACGTCAGTGTCTGGGGATAAAGGTCATGTTGAAGTGTGACCAGAGTGACCAAAACCCCTGA